Proteins encoded by one window of Anaeromyxobacter diazotrophicus:
- a CDS encoding phospholipase has protein sequence MPFALALLLALPALARAWDGHAALTWAALSGEPAVAAAAPTVAEPVEAFLAAEGEGLAALLEAEEAWARAHVPRYPPRPEALRFDPRGDPATARVRFLEALRVNPALPLTPHVQELPGQAGGGRPELAWPSVGTLPTPPHPGRLVFRALRAGEPVPPLEVVASASDEPDHGLDVGLFEDSGTPFGARYGYGKAPFGDPRLPFATQAPFHMGFFHEARLLTLLAPALARTFPEVRLHAFASLARFAFARGHAYWGWRFLGFGLHYAQDLTQPYHATVSPGTSALELAAVSALDAAGVHGPRQRRLERLSDLHLALEAEQGEGVWRALAAGDGADPLLAALRDRSRDAALGPYDDAAPRARLSAVANGKAARTAAALEAALAPGAPPARRAALEAVLADLLRDCGAATRSYARAALEPRPAS, from the coding sequence TCCCCGCCCTGGCCCGCGCCTGGGACGGGCACGCCGCCCTGACCTGGGCCGCCCTCTCCGGCGAGCCGGCCGTCGCGGCGGCCGCACCGACGGTCGCGGAGCCGGTGGAGGCGTTCCTGGCCGCCGAGGGCGAGGGGCTGGCGGCGCTGCTCGAGGCGGAGGAGGCCTGGGCGCGCGCCCACGTGCCGCGGTACCCGCCGCGCCCGGAGGCGCTCCGCTTCGACCCGCGCGGCGACCCGGCCACGGCGCGGGTGCGCTTCCTCGAGGCGCTGCGCGTGAACCCCGCCCTGCCGCTCACCCCCCACGTGCAGGAGCTCCCCGGCCAGGCGGGAGGCGGCCGCCCGGAGCTCGCCTGGCCGAGCGTCGGGACCCTGCCCACCCCGCCCCATCCCGGGCGCCTCGTGTTTCGCGCCCTCCGCGCGGGCGAGCCCGTCCCCCCGCTGGAGGTGGTCGCGAGCGCCAGCGACGAGCCCGACCACGGCCTCGACGTGGGCCTGTTCGAGGACAGCGGCACGCCCTTCGGCGCGCGCTACGGCTACGGCAAGGCGCCCTTCGGCGATCCCCGCCTCCCCTTCGCCACCCAGGCGCCCTTCCACATGGGCTTCTTCCACGAGGCGCGGCTCCTCACCCTGCTCGCGCCCGCGCTGGCCCGCACCTTCCCGGAGGTGCGGCTCCACGCCTTCGCGTCGCTGGCGCGGTTCGCCTTCGCGCGCGGCCACGCCTACTGGGGGTGGCGCTTCCTGGGCTTCGGGCTCCACTACGCGCAGGACCTGACGCAGCCCTACCACGCGACCGTCTCGCCCGGGACGAGCGCGCTGGAGCTCGCGGCGGTGAGCGCGCTCGACGCGGCGGGCGTGCACGGCCCCCGGCAGCGCCGGCTGGAGCGGCTGAGCGACCTCCACCTGGCGCTCGAGGCGGAGCAGGGCGAGGGGGTCTGGCGCGCGCTCGCGGCCGGCGACGGCGCCGACCCGCTGCTGGCCGCCCTCCGCGACCGCTCGCGCGACGCGGCGCTCGGGCCCTACGACGACGCCGCGCCGCGGGCGCGCCTCTCGGCGGTGGCGAACGGCAAGGCGGCCCGCACCGCCGCGGCGCTGGAGGCGGCGCTCGCGCCGGGCGCGCCGCCGGCCCGGCGCGCGGCGCTCGAGGCGGTGCTGGCGGACCTCCTCCGCGACTGCGGCGCGGCCACCCGGAGCTACGCGAGGGCGGCGCTGGAGCCGCGTCCCGCCTCGTGA
- a CDS encoding RNA polymerase sigma factor: MASDPDAALMVAFQGGDERAFRSLFEKYARPMVSFCHHFVRDQARAEELAQDVFLKVHRNAARYQPTARFKTFLYRIASNHCLNELRRGEYAGRRAVQDGGEGALEPVDPDALPGVAATPEEDAAGRALGRAVDLLLARLPEKQRAAFVLGRLEGMPYEEVAAVLETTVPAVKSLVHRATVAAAAALAPYTSAEEVAP; this comes from the coding sequence ATGGCCTCGGACCCCGACGCCGCGCTCATGGTGGCGTTCCAGGGCGGCGACGAGCGGGCCTTCCGGAGCCTCTTCGAGAAGTACGCGCGCCCCATGGTCTCCTTCTGCCACCACTTCGTCCGTGACCAGGCCCGCGCCGAGGAGCTGGCGCAGGACGTCTTCCTCAAGGTCCACCGCAACGCGGCGCGCTACCAGCCGACGGCGCGCTTCAAGACGTTCCTCTACCGGATCGCCTCGAACCACTGCCTGAACGAGCTCCGCCGGGGCGAGTACGCGGGGCGGCGCGCGGTGCAGGACGGCGGGGAGGGGGCGCTGGAGCCGGTCGATCCCGACGCGCTGCCGGGCGTCGCCGCGACCCCCGAGGAGGACGCCGCCGGGCGGGCGCTGGGCCGCGCCGTCGACCTGCTCCTGGCCCGCCTGCCGGAGAAGCAGCGCGCCGCCTTCGTGCTGGGGCGGCTCGAAGGGATGCCGTACGAGGAGGTCGCGGCGGTGCTCGAGACCACCGTCCCGGCCGTGAAGTCCCTGGTGCACCGCGCCACGGTGGCCGCCGCCGCGGCGCTGGCGCCCTACACCTCGGCCGAGGAGGTCGCGCCGTGA